AATAATTTCAGTTGTGATTTtgctttttaaagaaaaatattcttgagtcaaaatgaaaagaaaaataatcttAGTGGAGTTAAATTCCAAATAATTAGcaagtttattgtttttttagaggaagcaaacttattgttgattgatgcattattttggtacaactttaAAACAAAATTCTTAAATGTGACAATCAATAGTTGATTTTGATCAATGATTTACGCGATAACATTCCTTGAGCAAGATCTAAAAGGGATTATCACAATTGAAGTAAAAAGAACAATCACCACAAAATGAGATTTCCTAGTAAAGAAATCGTAAGCTATgaacttaatttttaaatttttaatcacCTATGAAAATATGTACTCCATTCGGTTACTATTGTAAACAAAACTtcacattttaaatatattgaataaaattaatgtatctagtctttattatagaataGATACAGTAACTATTCGTTGTATCTAAGAAGTGGAGTTTTGTTTATATAGTGATCGGAGAGAGTGTACACTAAAGTacataacatgtttttttttattggttgctAGTTTCTTCATAAGCTTCTTTTTGTTGGTGAGTTCTTCATAAGCTATTTCAATACGAATAAACGTTGCTACAAAAAGAAAACGGACAAAGTCACAAACATAATTTTACTTCATTCATATTTCTAAGTTCATTCCTCTCcctttttttgaattaaaaaaagcaTATTCGTGTACTTTTACTGAAAAGAATTCGAATGTGTAATGACATGCTCTTCTATGTACTCCATGTTTGCTCCTGTCATGACGGGTAACATATTAGTGCATTTTCTAACCATAGGACGAAAAAAATAAGAGCATTTTGATTGTCCCTGAAAAGCTTGGAGAATTGTATAGAAAACAAGAAACTTTGGCAAGTACACATTCCCAGCAGAAAATATATGCtgctagtttttctttttctttgaagtcAGTACTTAATTACAATAATTACATGAAATAGAATAACAAATATCCACTAATAGTTTCTTTTTCATGGCAAGACTTGAGAATTACAATACTTACATGGAAACAATAATTTGATCATGATGAGTGGTTATCCAATATCATGATAAGTGGAACGACAATTTGATAGTGATGAGTGGTTACAagacttggaaaatatttctgCAGGCTCCTCCAGACATGTAAAGTTTATGCTATATCCTTTTTCCCAACAAATATCAAAAGTAGCACCCACCACCATTTTCTATATGACTGATTATTAGAGAAAATATGCTACTGATTTTTACCGCTTGAAAGATAAACCAGGATACTTTCATTTGCAAATTGTAAGCATAACATAAGCAATAAAAATGCGTGAGAAATTAGGCTTGACTGGAAGCATCATTGATTCCTTCAAGCAATGGCTTCCTTACCCCTCTTAGGGTTGTGGTGGATTcgtcttcttcatcatctttgtTAAAGAGATCATCACTTTTCAAAAAGGTTCCTGTAGAATTTATATGATTAAGTAACTATAAATAATAATCCAGGTATGTATATATCaactttcaataaaaaaactttCTTTATATATCCAGTAAGGGGTACTGTCATTGAGGTTCTTATTGAACAAATACCTGCACATCACTTTTGATCTCTACTAGAACACATTAAGTTTGGAAAAAAGTTCACACTTCAGGTTAATTACATAATGAGATCACCGATGAGTAGCCAGGATTGGCATTTCCTTCATTACAACTTACAGCTCCCCTCGTGATATAAAGAATGAAATGAATAACTAGTAAATTACGTGTAAAGCTGTGTGACGCTTACCTATGAACCATACTCCAGCAGCAAGAAAGAAAATTGATGTTAGACAAATAGATGTTTTCCTCCAGTCGTTAATATGATCCTGTGCAAGAAAACTGAGCTGCTTAGAGTTGatataatgcataaaattaaacTCTAACAAAAAAAGGCAAAAGGCTGAATATTGCCAAGAATATTTAAGCCACATCAATATGCAAAACAGAAATCTGTTTTGTTCTTGCCACTTATTTTCAAACATCTTGTAATAGATCTTTAAAGGGTACATTACTAGTTAATTATCTATCTTCTAGTTTAGCAAATTAAGACTTGAACTCCTTCACATCAACCGGAGAGTTAAGTAGATAATGACATGACTAAACAACGATCCATGATTAAATTAAACCATGTGTAACATGTATCCTACAGCTTACATTGGATTGAACATACAAATGTCCATAGAAAAGGCAAAACTCATGTCTGATTACAGATCATACTAAAAAGGCCAGACTCCAGAGTAGGTAAGATGAACTTCACTAGAGCGCTATAAGTGGAAATCATCTAATAAAATACATGTATGACAACAAAAATATCAGGAAATTCAGTACAACCTGCAGGACCCCAACGAGTGGTGCGGAAGGGACATCACCAAAGATATGGATTGAAACAGTAGAAATTGCCATAGACAGTGGCCTCAAACTTGGTTTTACACAACGGAGAGAAACATAATTTACTGGAGCCTGCAAAAAGAGATTATATCAGAATACAATCCAGAAAGATAATATCAATTGATGAACTGATGATTGAAATATCTATTGAACTATCATTATGCCATTATAGGAAACCTGGAAGTACCATATCCAATCAAATGAGGATGCATTTGGTTAGTACTTACACAAATGTTATGTTTTCATTAATAAACTCAAAAAATGTAACCTTCTCTCTTTATTTCCTGTTTTCAAATAATCGTACAAGAAATGAATGTTACTAGTATTTTTGGTCCAAACGAAACGCGCGGATTTCCATCAGTACAGCCAAGAAAAATCAAGCAACAACAGACCAGCCTAATATAACAATGCACACACACTCTGATATTTGATCAGTGTGACCAAtgcaataaatatataattactattaaaTGAGCAGCCAAACCATGACTTCAATTATGAAAGTACAAAAAAGAAGTTGAAAGTCCATTGTATTTCCCTTACGCCGTACTATGATATCCaactaatatttaaaaaaattaccacaaaattcaataatttcttttgaacaacacaaaattcaataaattaaataataagattGCTAAAAAcataccatatttttttaaaaaacttcttTGTAAACAATATTCTTAACGCATATCTTACCATCATGGTTATATGGTAAAATTTTCAAACCACTagtaacattaatattcttaatgttatatttatcatcgtttccaaaaaaaaaaaacttaaaaaaagaaagttgaaaacaaagtaacaaataaaaaaagaaagttgaaaACAAAGTAACAAATTTGTAATTATTGATGAAAGAAAAAGCATttctaaaaactaaaaacaccCTCAGGCATCACATACTATGGTGTGTAGTTAATCAAGCAGTCCAAagcaaggttgtcaaaatcgcTCTAAAACACCCAAGATCGTACGATTTTGCGCTTTTTATGGCCATCACCGATCTGGAGCGGTTTGCAGATCGGAATAGCCGTCGGAGCGGCCGGCGCGCCGAGGAAGAGCGGAAGATCGCAGAATCGTGCTATAGATCCAAGATATGGTCTGCAATCcctcaaaagaaattatatacAGGGTCACCCTTAAAGCAGACAACAGAAGTATCCAATGATTAGATTGTTTCCTGAGAGCATTAACTAAATCCAAATTAAGGCAATGGACACTTTAAGGCAATAACTACAAAATAGATACACAGACTTGTTTGGACTATTTGCAATTTTATTTAGTCTATTCATGCAAGGCGACGGAATGGTCGGTAAACTCGCCCAAGAAGTGAAAAGGATGAACCAATCTCAAAATAAAATCCAATACAAAACCAATAAAATGCAACtttcatacaaataaaaaagcaGGTAAACACTTTTAAGAGATAAACAAATTTAATCCAGCAATTGATTCATAAAATTACCTGGGTGGCGAATATCAGCAGTTCACCCACAgagaagaggatgatgaaacCAAACAAGCCCTTGAAAAGGAAAGCAACCAAGCAAAAGATTGCCCCTAGAAATGTTGCTCCAGAAAGAATCTGCAATTGTAACAAGAGAAGCCAAAGAAGAAATGAACTGAACAGCGTAGCATAATATTACCATGAACGATTGAAAAAATAAGGTCAAACTCATTGGAACTTCtccataaatataataaatatggaTAAGGATACAAATTCACTGGCAATCTCTGTTTTATCTTAATTAAAGAAATACACACATACACAACATGTTTTATGTCTGTACAAAGTGGCTGACAAAGCCTTGTGAACAATGATATTAAATTCAAGAAATCATGCATAGTATTACTGGTGTAAATAATTTTCCTGTATCTAGGTCAAGAGATATTTTAAATCCAAGCAATACACAACCTTTGCGAGCCTAGGTTTTCAATCAAATAACGGACAAAAAACAGGGGGACTCATCAGTCATTTGACTTATTTATAGTGCATGTAAATGGCATAACCATGTTTACCTTGAAAGCATTTGAGATTGTTGAAGACATCTTATCAAGAATCAAGCCTCCAGCTAAAGTCCCAAAAATCCCACAAACAATTGTAATACCTCCAAACAACAAGTCAGCATtactctgtcaaaaaaaaaaatgtcaaggaAGTGCATTCCTACCAGCAATGCTGGAATTGTACCAAAGTAAAAAGGTAACAAtaacacaaaaacaacattaagcaacaacaaccaagtctgATTCCGCTAATTGCGGTCGACtagataaataaatcaattacaTTGGACTCAAAAACCAaactttcaaataaaaaaagagcaTTTAGATTAAGGCCTTCTTGATTAGTTTCTCACAATACTTAATACGATAAAATTAATGaaggaaaatatgaaaataccATATGGTAAATACTATATCCTGCCTTTGGCCCCCAGTAGGAGTAAGCTCCAATGACAAAATTGTATGCTATATACCCTGGCAATAATTCAATTCTCAAGTAAGGAGAGAAATAACATGGTTTAGaatcctcaaaataaaaaattattcaatttatcGGGAATTATGGTCGATAAAACAATCACACTAAATAATGTTCCCATTTTTTATATGATAAACCTTAAGTTCCAGAGATAAATGATAGAAAAGTAATTATCAGCAGGTAAGGAAAAGGAACAATACCTAGAACATTTATAACATACACACGCTCATGCAAAAGCTCCTGCATATCATTCAAGAATCTGGTGAACTGATTCCCCAATTTGGATGTTAACCTGACAAGATCGCAAACTTACTCAAACTTGTCgaataaataatgttttgatTAATCTCTTGGAACACAAGAAGAAAACAAGATTGCTAAGGAGGCCCTAAAATTTACTCGAACTTCAGAGGGGGCACCCATCACGAGAGCGTAAAACTGAGTTTTAATCATAATAtgcaaaaacattaaaataggTTACAACAAAAGTTCTTTGAAAGTAAGAATTGGTGAAAGTGTGGGCATTTGTGATTAATATGCTATGGCAACTTTCTTCTCTTTTCAGTTATATTAAGATCAATGCATCGATCTAATAGCAAAATGATACATGCCATCAAGTGAGATAATCCAATTTCCAGTATGATATGTGACTATGTGTGTTTGTCCCTGACTGACTGTCTACTGGCATACTATCATTTTCAGTCTGACTAGAGTCCTGATAAGattatgttgaaatttggggcctaactcatccttacaaaaccggcttgtaaggtgaggagtgcttcctctttataaactctgaTCAAGCTTCCTATCTAACCGATGTGgcactaaatccaccccctcaaagacAAGCCAACATAAGGCAACTAGGTGCAGATCGCAATACAGGTGGAATTACCAACACACCCCCTCATGCTCAGGGCGGGATTTCCAACAGATTATCAATCTGCAATAGTGCCAATGACAAGGTCACTGGTTGCTTCAAGTCACAAAGACTTCTATCTAACATAGTAGAATTCTGCCCCTaacttcatttttgttttcccATTTTTCGTGCATGTTTAAAAATTCGTTTTGGTGTTAAGGTTTTCCTCTGCTTGGAAACAGAAGCAgggaaacacaaataaaatcaGAAAATCAAAGGCAACAGAGCAACTCACTTGGATCCTCTGATAAAGGCTTGATCTTCTGCAAGGATGCCATCATCTATATACAAGTGAAACCTCTAACTTAGAGCATAAAAATCATTTAGTACCACAAGAAAAAAACAGACCATACAAAAGGAAACAAAGGTAATATGGGAACCAGGAAGcaacaaaaagttttcaaatatTGAAAATACATACAACACTTAAAGTACATAcgattattctaattttttaatgatttccAAACAATATGGCTTCTTCCTTGAGGATGAAAAATAACCTTTAAAAACTATGAGAGATATAATTACTATAAAGGCAATGCATTTTCTGGCATTCACTGCAATTGCAGCTTTTGACTGTAAACCAGACATACTGCAAAACATGATTTAAGCCTACATCAACaatatttttccttcaactggTAACAGATACATATGGATACCCACCAGCAAAAAAGGTAAAACGTTcacttatttttatatgaagACAACACACTCTACCCTCTTCTTCTCTTGGTTAGTATTACTGCtgtatttcaaaattaaaatttatctaGCGAATTTTGTCCAGCCTTTGAATTTTCTCACAAGCTTGTTTGGTTTACATTTCCATTCtctgttttaatttttaattgcaAAAATACCCCCTATTTTTCACATTGTTTTTTGGATTCAAATAGTATATGAACAGGGGTATTGAAAAGAAATTCACTGTATctcatacaaaacaaaaaatatgaaacaataaAATCTTGGTagcatttttgtatttaaaattaaaaataaaaacagaaaccAAATCTGCCCTACATTTATGTCTCCCATAAATTTCAGAAAGATACCAAAGAAAATATAGAGCATAAATTGCCCTAGCAGTATACAAAAGATGTAGAGATACCTCCATTTTCTGAAACATTTGTTTCATTAGATGTTCGAGTCTGCTTGGATTCCATGGGACCAAAACCTATTATCAGAAATCAGATAATGAATTACTAAAGAAAGATTAGAAGAATTAAGGGCAATCTAAAAACTTCTCAAACAGAATAAAATGGTTACCTTTCAACTGCAAAGGCTTTATTAAAAAACCCAATATGGGAAAAGGAAGCATGAAAATCGCCTCACCCCAGAATGCAACGCGCCAGTTAAATTGGCTTCCAACCTATACAAcattatttgaaaatttgaagcaGACTCGTTATCTAACTAAACAATGTTCAACAttcttatataataataaacgAGCTGAGCATGGTCATTGAGCTTGCAATTTTCCAGTAGCTTATATAAGGGTAATACAATAGCTTCTCAAAAAGTTGAAAACTaatttttctcaataaatatttgctatttgtagaattcttaacatgtgcccttaggACAGATGTTAGCATGACCCTAAATTAAAAGCATGGATAATGTACTCAATAGTTCTGCAGAATTCCATTATATATAAGTTAATCCTTCATAACCCAACTATTTTTGCAATGGTTCAATTCAAGCTATGtcctttctttttcattcacTTATATTATGGGAAGTACTTGACCATTCAATTTCTAGAGCAGTCCAGTGAAGGAGTTAAAGTGGGCTTGAAAGAGGTTGTTGTCTCTCATTCACAGTTTGCTAGGGGCACAATTTCACTTTCAGAAAAAGGAAGAGGAGATTTctgatctctctctctctctctctctctctctctctctctctctctctctctctctctctctctctctctctctctctctctctctctctctctctctctctctctctctctctctctctctctctctctctctctctctctctctctctctctctctctctctctctctctctctctctctctctctctctctctctctctctctctctctctctctctctctctctctctctctctctctctctctctctctctctctctctctctctctctctctctctctctctctctctctctctctctctctctctctctctctctctcttctctctctctctctctctctctctctctctctctctctcttctctctctctcgtctctctctctcttttttttttttttttttttttttctcttctcttttcttctcttctctctttctctctctctctctctctcagctCTCTCAGCTTTATGGACATTACTCTTGGTCAAAGACTAATGTCTATAAGCAGTATGGTGGGTGTTAATCTAGATTGTCAAACTGATCCCCTCTTTACATCAATAGCAGGTTGTCAGATCTAGGAAACGAGGACATTCCAATTTATTTGGGTCATAGGTGGTAATCAAAGAGCTACTTCTTTTTAGGATCCAGTATGAAGAAAATCTCAAAGCTCCTATAGAGTTGGAAAGGGACTTATTTTTCACTAGGGGGCAGATTATCCTCATTCAGAATGGTCTCCGAACCATTGCATTCCTCTGCACCACCCATCTATCTTTTATATCACAGTTGGGAGTGACagacactaaaaaaattatgaggaattttttttgtcaggtgcTGCAGATATGAAATATGACCAGCGGTGTAGTCCTAAGAGAGAAGGGGGGTTGGATCTTCACAAGTTGGATTAATAGAACATTGCTTAGGCAAGAAAATTGTTATGCCAATTTCCCTTGGAATGTCATTTCCTTTCACATCAGGTTATCAAGAGCAAATGGGTGGGATGCTAATGTGGCAACCCAAACATCTCATTGTTTTTAAGTAAATGACCGGGACGCTATGACAAGGTCATATGCACATCTACATCTATatctacacacacacacacacacacactgaGGAAATGAGACAACACAATTAACAGATATAGTAAAAAAGTAATCTTACCAATCCACCATAAACATAGCCCAGAGCAGTTCCGGCTGGTATACACATGTAAAATGTAGCAAGCCATGCTGTTTTCTGCCATCAATAAAAACACTATAAAGCTGAAACTCTGAATCTAATATTGTAGAGAAACATTTTTAACGAATTTTGGAGGGGACTGAAGAAATAAGTCAAACCTGTGCAACAGGGGCGTTGTCATCTATGAATGGTGCTGCAAGACTTATGAAGGAAGCCTCACCTACACCGACTAGCCTGTGAAACAAAATGCTGTCAGTCTTgactcaaatataaaataagaaaatgatgaaGGCCTTAAAAAGTTGAACGCACTAAAATATTCCCTTACATTCGGCATATTGCAATAGaccaaaaatcaaaagaacTGCCACATCCAGCTACTGCAAATGTCCAAACAGACAATCCAACACCAATAAGCCGGAATGGATTGTGACTGAAAACATAATAATGTATTAGATCACCATTCAATTAGAGGGAAAACATGGAGTTTGCAAATATTTAATCTCATGTTAAGCTACATAAGCTTTGTCTTAGAATATATGGTTGAAATAGTCAGTGTCCAATTCATGTGATTCTATAGTATCACTTTGCAATAAAATGATATGCATTCATGACACTTAACATGCTGAAATAAGACATCATTCATTTCCCTTC
Above is a genomic segment from Medicago truncatula cultivar Jemalong A17 chromosome 5, MtrunA17r5.0-ANR, whole genome shotgun sequence containing:
- the LOC11408546 gene encoding probable sphingolipid transporter spinster homolog 2 isoform X2, with protein sequence MVGLLIASPIFASLAKSHNPFRLIGVGLSVWTFAVAGCGSSFDFWSIAICRMLVGVGEASFISLAAPFIDDNAPVAQKTAWLATFYMCIPAGTALGYVYGGLVGSQFNWRVAFWGEAIFMLPFPILGFLIKPLQLKGFGPMESKQTRTSNETNVSENGDDGILAEDQAFIRGSKLTSKLGNQFTRFLNDMQELLHERVYVINVLGYIAYNFVIGAYSYWGPKAGYSIYHMSNADLLFGGITIVCGIFGTLAGGLILDKMSSTISNAFKILSGATFLGAIFCLVAFLFKGLFGFIILFSVGELLIFATQAPVNYVSLRCVKPSLRPLSMAISTVSIHIFGDVPSAPLVGVLQDHINDWRKTSICLTSIFFLAAGVWFIGTFLKSDDLFNKDDEEDESTTTLRGVRKPLLEGINDASSQA
- the LOC11408546 gene encoding probable sphingolipid transporter spinster homolog 2 isoform X1; amino-acid sequence: MVPKSGQPPNPSWFTPKRLLIIFCIINLINYVDRGAIASNGVNGTLETCTESGVCTAGTGIQGDFNLSNFQDGVLSSAFMVGLLIASPIFASLAKSHNPFRLIGVGLSVWTFAVAGCGSSFDFWSIAICRMLVGVGEASFISLAAPFIDDNAPVAQKTAWLATFYMCIPAGTALGYVYGGLVGSQFNWRVAFWGEAIFMLPFPILGFLIKPLQLKGFGPMESKQTRTSNETNVSENGDDGILAEDQAFIRGSKLTSKLGNQFTRFLNDMQELLHERVYVINVLGYIAYNFVIGAYSYWGPKAGYSIYHMSNADLLFGGITIVCGIFGTLAGGLILDKMSSTISNAFKILSGATFLGAIFCLVAFLFKGLFGFIILFSVGELLIFATQAPVNYVSLRCVKPSLRPLSMAISTVSIHIFGDVPSAPLVGVLQDHINDWRKTSICLTSIFFLAAGVWFIGTFLKSDDLFNKDDEEDESTTTLRGVRKPLLEGINDASSQA